Below is a genomic region from Jatrophihabitans sp..
GACCGGTTCGACCGGCGCTACACGATGGTGGTCACCGACCTGCTGCGGTGCCTGCTGTTCCTGGCGATACCGATCTTCTCGACCCTGCCGGTGCTCTTCGTGGCGACCTTCCTGATCGAGTGCATCGGGCTGTTCTGGAATCCGGCCAAGGACGCCTCGGTGCCCAACCTGGTCAGAAGGGATCAGCTGGAGGCGGCCAACCAGCTGAGCCTCATCACCACCTACGGGCTCACCCCGGTGCTGGCGGCTGCCCTGTTCAGCCTGCTGGCGCTGATCTCGACCGCCTTCGCCGGGTGGTTCAGCTTCTTCGGCACCCACCAGGTCGACCTGGCGCTGTACTTCAACGCGGGCACCTTTCTGGTCGGCGCGCTGACGGTGCTGTTCATCAAGCAGATCTCCGGCTCGCGCGGCGCCGGCCGGCCCGAAAGCCAGCCCAGCCTCTGGGCGATGCTGGCCGAGGGCGCCCAGTTCGTCCGGACGACCGGCCTGCTGCGCGGGCTGATCCTGGGCATCCTCGGGGCGTTCGCGGCCGGCGGGGCGGTGATCGGGGCGGGCAAGACCTACGTCCGAAGCCTGGGTGGCGGTGACGCCGCCTACGGGATGCTGTTCGGAACGGTGTTCGTGGGCCTGGGCCTGGGCATGGCGCTGGGGCCGCGGGTGGCCCGCGAGGTTTCCCGGCGCCGGCTGTTCGGCCTGGCCATCGTGCTGGCCGGCAGCTGCCTGGCGCTGATGGCCGTGATGCCGCACGTCGTGCTGGCGATGGGCATGGTGCTGGGCGTCGGGTTCGGGGCCGGCGTCGGCTACCTGGCGGGCATCACGCTGCTCGGCTCGGAGATCGAGGACGAGATGCGGGGCCGGGTCTTCGCCTTCATCCAGTCGATGGTGCGGGTGGTGATGATCCTGGCGTTGGCGGCGGTGCCGGTGCTGGTCGGCACCATCGGCCAGCCGCGGCTGCCCGGAACCGAGGACACCATCGACGGCACCCGGATCGTGCTGCTGGGGGCCGGGCTGCTGGCCGTGGCGGCCGGCGTGCTGGCCTACCGGCTGATGGACCAGCGCAGCGGGGTGCCGGTGCTGGCCGATCTGGTGACGGCGCTGCGCCGGGACTCCTCGGGCCGGCGGCGGCTGCAGTCCGGCGGGGTGCTGATCGCTTTCGAGGGCGGTGAGGGGGCCGGCAAGTCCAGCCAGATCGAGCTGCTGGCCGAGACGATCCGGGCTACCGGACGCACCGTGGTGGTCAGCCACGAGCCGGGCGCCACCGTCCTGGGCCGCCAGATCCGCCGGCTGCTGCTGGACAGCGACGAGCCGATCTCACCGCGCTCCGAGGCGCTGCTGTTCGCGGCCGACCGGGCCCAGCACGTCGCCACGGTGATCCAGCCGGCGCTGGACCGCGGCGAGGTGGTGATCACCGACCGGTTCGTCGACTCGTCGCTGGCCTACCAGGGCGCCGGCCGGACGCTGGCCATGGACGATGTCAGGCGGCTGTCACGGTGGGCCACCGAGGAGCTGGTGCCCGACCTGACGGTGCTGCTCGACGTCCCGGCCGAACTCGGGCTGGCCCGGGTGCGCCGGCGGCAGGTCGGCGCCGACAGCGGCGCCGGCCTGGACCGGTTGGAACGCGAGACCCTGGAATTTCACGACCGGGTGCGGGCCGGCTTCCTGTCCTTGGCAGAATCGGACCCGAACCGCTATCTGGTGCTCGACGCCAGCCGCCCGCTCGCCGAGCTGGCGGCCGCCATCAGCGCCAGGGTGCTCGCGGTGCTGCCCGACCCGGCCGGTGCGGGCGGCTCGCCGAGTGCCGGCGGGCCGACCGGTGTGGGTCAGCCGGCTGCCGAGACCGAAGCGGGGACCAAGACCGAAGCGGGGACCGAGACCGAAGCGGGGACCGAGACCGGACAGGCCGCGGCTCAGCGCGGCCCACACGACGTGGCGGAGGCTGGCAAGTGAGCGTGTTCGACGCGCTGATCGGCCAGGGCAGCGTGGTCACCGAGCTGGCCCGGACGGCTCGGGCGGCTGCCGATGTGGCCGCCGGACGTCCGGTGCCCGCCGGCGCGGTGACGCATGCCTGGCTGTTCACCGGCCCGGCCGGCTCCGGCCGTTCGGTGGCTGCCCGGGCTCTGGCCGCCGCCCTGCAGTGCGACCGGGCCGAGCAGCTGATGGCGGCCGATCCGTCGGCCGCGCCGGGCTGCGGCGAGTGCGGCGCCTGCCATTCGACGCAGGCCGGCGCGCATCCCGACGTCCGGTCGGTGGTGCCCGAGGGTTTGTCGATCGGCGTCGGTGAGATGCGGGCGGTGGTGGCGATGGCGGCCCGCCGGCCGTCGATGGGTCGCTGGCAGGTGGTGGTCATCGAGGACGCCGACCGGCTCACCGAAGGGGCGGCCAACGCGCTGCTGAAGGCGATCGAGGAGCCGCCGGAGCGCACCGTCTTCTTGCTTTGCGCGCCCTCGACCCATCCCGACGACGTGATCGTCACCATCCGGTCCAGGTGCCGGGTGGTGGGCCTGCGGATCCCGCCGGCCGAGGCGATCGCCGAGGTGCTGATCGCCGACGGGATCGACCCGGTCACCGCCGGCTGGGCGGCCCAGGCGTCCCAGGGCCATGTCGGCCGGGCCCGGCGGCTGGCCCGCGACGAGCAGGCCCGGCAGCGCCGCGCGGAGGTGCTGGCCATCCCGGCCCAGCTGGACTCGCTCAATGCCTGCTTCGAGGCCGCCGACCATCTGGTGCAGGCGGCCGAGGCCGAGGCCCGGGCGCTGACCAGGGACCTCGACGTGTCCGAGGCCGACGAGCTCAAGCTGGCCCTGGGCGCCGGCGGCACCGGCAAGGGCGCGGCGGCGGCCGTCCGAGGCAGCGCCGGGGCT
It encodes:
- the tmk gene encoding dTMP kinase, whose protein sequence is MVSGSGAIRGVLRNTAFRRLWYCTGLSSLGDWLGLLATTALATQLATGYQAQNYALGGVLVVRLLPAAILGPLAGAFADRFDRRYTMVVTDLLRCLLFLAIPIFSTLPVLFVATFLIECIGLFWNPAKDASVPNLVRRDQLEAANQLSLITTYGLTPVLAAALFSLLALISTAFAGWFSFFGTHQVDLALYFNAGTFLVGALTVLFIKQISGSRGAGRPESQPSLWAMLAEGAQFVRTTGLLRGLILGILGAFAAGGAVIGAGKTYVRSLGGGDAAYGMLFGTVFVGLGLGMALGPRVAREVSRRRLFGLAIVLAGSCLALMAVMPHVVLAMGMVLGVGFGAGVGYLAGITLLGSEIEDEMRGRVFAFIQSMVRVVMILALAAVPVLVGTIGQPRLPGTEDTIDGTRIVLLGAGLLAVAAGVLAYRLMDQRSGVPVLADLVTALRRDSSGRRRLQSGGVLIAFEGGEGAGKSSQIELLAETIRATGRTVVVSHEPGATVLGRQIRRLLLDSDEPISPRSEALLFAADRAQHVATVIQPALDRGEVVITDRFVDSSLAYQGAGRTLAMDDVRRLSRWATEELVPDLTVLLDVPAELGLARVRRRQVGADSGAGLDRLERETLEFHDRVRAGFLSLAESDPNRYLVLDASRPLAELAAAISARVLAVLPDPAGAGGSPSAGGPTGVGQPAAETEAGTKTEAGTETEAGTETGQAAAQRGPHDVAEAGK
- a CDS encoding DNA polymerase III subunit delta', which produces MSVFDALIGQGSVVTELARTARAAADVAAGRPVPAGAVTHAWLFTGPAGSGRSVAARALAAALQCDRAEQLMAADPSAAPGCGECGACHSTQAGAHPDVRSVVPEGLSIGVGEMRAVVAMAARRPSMGRWQVVVIEDADRLTEGAANALLKAIEEPPERTVFLLCAPSTHPDDVIVTIRSRCRVVGLRIPPAEAIAEVLIADGIDPVTAGWAAQASQGHVGRARRLARDEQARQRRAEVLAIPAQLDSLNACFEAADHLVQAAEAEARALTRDLDVSEADELKLALGAGGTGKGAAAAVRGSAGALKDLEKRQKSRATRLQRDALDRALVDLASFYRDVLLVQAGSPVLAAHPEVASDVSLVARSLDQAGALVRLEQVLACREAIELNVKPKIAVEALTAALRLP